One segment of Neodiprion fabricii isolate iyNeoFabr1 chromosome 1, iyNeoFabr1.1, whole genome shotgun sequence DNA contains the following:
- the LOC124180344 gene encoding bifunctional peptidase and (3S)-lysyl hydroxylase JMJD7 isoform X2, with the protein MQNKTGDDATRVTCVILLDVCDLHQNSIQPRCFKCSSCHVVVGKMLPENEDKIKRFCNVLSQESRELYLTKKVSEVERSISPLIFHREYVSKNLPLLIRGGVSQWPAIGKWNIPYFREILGDKIVSVAVTPNGYADAIAVKESEDGTGKKEYFVMPEERLVPMSTFLDALESPTQGNVYYIQKQNSNFNEDFPELWSDAGTDISWATETFGKNPDAVNFWMGDQRAVTSNLPWIPYKNYPPANYREIKPGEWLIDPIITESTIDEFLEERNDFQLDFNAIPWISIDPLNPDYMRYPAYKNANTLRVTVCEGDVLYLPSLWFHHVTQSHACIAVNYWMGLAVFSRNNPYINEKINLQDRALFYATHRTSGTSR; encoded by the exons ATGCAAAACAAAACCGGTGACGACGCGACACGTGTGACATGTGTAATTCTATTAGATGTATGCGATCTGCATCAAAATTCCATCCAACCGCGCTGTTTTAAATGTTCTTCTTGTCACGTTGTTGTGGGAAAAATGTTGCCcgaaaatgaagataaaataaaaagattctGCAACGTGCTTTCCCAAGAATCTAGAG aaCTTTACTTGACCAAAAAGGTATCCGAGGTCGAAAGGTCGATTTCTCCACTCATTTTCCATCGAGAGTATGTATCCAAGAACTTACCACTGCTTATAAGAGGCGGAGTTAGCCAGTGGCCAGCGATTGGTAAATGGAATATACCATACTTCCGCGAGATACTTGGTGACAAAATTGTATCGGTTGCTGTAACACCGAACGGATATGCTGATGCAATTGCAGTAAAAGAGTCGGAAGATGGAACTGGAAAAAAAGAGTATTTTGTCATGCCGGAGGAGCGGCTCGTCCCAATGTCCACGTTCTTGGATGCATTGGAAAGTCCAACTCAGGGAAATGTCTATTATATCCAAAAACAAAACTCTAACTTCAACGAAGATTTCCCTGAATTGTGGTCGGATGCTGGAACTGACATTTCATGGGCTACTGAGACTTTCGGAAAAAATCCAGATGCCGTTAATTTTTGGATGGGCGATCAGAGAGCTGTTACATCAA ATTTACCATGGATTCCTTACAAGAATTATCCACCCGCAAATTACCGTGAAATAAAACCAGGGGAATGGTTGATTGACCCAATCATTACAGAGTCAACAATAGATGAATTCTTGGAGgaaagaaatgattttcagTTGGATTTTAACGCTATACCCTGGATATCGATTGATCCTTTAAACCCAGATTACATGAG ATATCCAGCTTATAAGAATGCAAATACACTCAGAGTAACAGTGTGTGAAGGTGACGTTTTATATTTGCCTTCGCTGTGGTTTCACCATGTCACACAGTCACATGCATGTATTGCAGTGAATTACTG GATGGGTCTTGCCGTATTTTCACGAAACAATCCGTATATTAATGAAAAGATAAATCTTCAAGATCGCGCCTTATTCTATGCTACCCACCGTACGTCTGGAACATCGCGATGA
- the LOC124180344 gene encoding bifunctional peptidase and (3S)-lysyl hydroxylase JMJD7 isoform X1, with the protein MQNKTGDDATRVTCVILLDVCDLHQNSIQPRCFKCSSCHVVVGKMLPENEDKIKRFCNVLSQESRELYLTKKVSEVERSISPLIFHREYVSKNLPLLIRGGVSQWPAIGKWNIPYFREILGDKIVSVAVTPNGYADAIAVKESEDGTGKKEYFVMPEERLVPMSTFLDALESPTQGNVYYIQKQNSNFNEDFPELWSDAGTDISWATETFGKNPDAVNFWMGDQRAVTSMHKDPYENIYCVIAGEKEFVLHPPTDLPWIPYKNYPPANYREIKPGEWLIDPIITESTIDEFLEERNDFQLDFNAIPWISIDPLNPDYMRYPAYKNANTLRVTVCEGDVLYLPSLWFHHVTQSHACIAVNYWYDMEYDIKYAYYKALEALCK; encoded by the exons ATGCAAAACAAAACCGGTGACGACGCGACACGTGTGACATGTGTAATTCTATTAGATGTATGCGATCTGCATCAAAATTCCATCCAACCGCGCTGTTTTAAATGTTCTTCTTGTCACGTTGTTGTGGGAAAAATGTTGCCcgaaaatgaagataaaataaaaagattctGCAACGTGCTTTCCCAAGAATCTAGAG aaCTTTACTTGACCAAAAAGGTATCCGAGGTCGAAAGGTCGATTTCTCCACTCATTTTCCATCGAGAGTATGTATCCAAGAACTTACCACTGCTTATAAGAGGCGGAGTTAGCCAGTGGCCAGCGATTGGTAAATGGAATATACCATACTTCCGCGAGATACTTGGTGACAAAATTGTATCGGTTGCTGTAACACCGAACGGATATGCTGATGCAATTGCAGTAAAAGAGTCGGAAGATGGAACTGGAAAAAAAGAGTATTTTGTCATGCCGGAGGAGCGGCTCGTCCCAATGTCCACGTTCTTGGATGCATTGGAAAGTCCAACTCAGGGAAATGTCTATTATATCCAAAAACAAAACTCTAACTTCAACGAAGATTTCCCTGAATTGTGGTCGGATGCTGGAACTGACATTTCATGGGCTACTGAGACTTTCGGAAAAAATCCAGATGCCGTTAATTTTTGGATGGGCGATCAGAGAGCTGTTACATCAA TGCACAAAGACCCATACGAAAATATTTACTGCGTCATAGCAGGTGAAAAGGAATTTGTGTTACATCCACCCACAGATTTACCATGGATTCCTTACAAGAATTATCCACCCGCAAATTACCGTGAAATAAAACCAGGGGAATGGTTGATTGACCCAATCATTACAGAGTCAACAATAGATGAATTCTTGGAGgaaagaaatgattttcagTTGGATTTTAACGCTATACCCTGGATATCGATTGATCCTTTAAACCCAGATTACATGAG ATATCCAGCTTATAAGAATGCAAATACACTCAGAGTAACAGTGTGTGAAGGTGACGTTTTATATTTGCCTTCGCTGTGGTTTCACCATGTCACACAGTCACATGCATGTATTGCAGTGAATTACTGGTACGATATGGAGTATGATATAAAGTACGCTTACTACAAAGCTTTGGAGGCCTTGTGTAAGTAG
- the LOC124180450 gene encoding GDP-fucose transporter 1 produces MVVEPGLVSQYIHIALVVATYWIVSILTVFVNKALLSSNEVNLDAPLFVTWFQCVVSALICTTWSKLAKFFPHRISFPEGHPYCMDVVRKVLPLSVLFTFMIASNNLCLKYVGVAFYYLGRSLTTVFNVVLSYSILGQRTSFGCILCCGIIIGGFWLGVDQENVAGSLSVVGTIFGVLGSLSVSLYSIYTKRVLPLVNQEIWLLSYYNNVYSVFLFLPLMLVNGEFSVVYNYSKLSEPFFWTVMVIGGLCGFAIGYVTVLQIKVTSPLTHNISGTAKACAQTVMATYWFNEHKPLLWWLSNFIVLGGSAGYARIKQLDMETAHHSQKYTQLRA; encoded by the exons ATGGTAGTGGAACCTGGTCTCGTCTCCCAATACATCCACATCGCCCTTGTTGTTGCAACTTACTG GATCGTTTCCATTTTAACTGTTTTCGTAAATAAGGCTCTCCTCTCTAGTAACGAAGTCAATTTAGATGCGCCACTATTTGTTACTTGGTTTCAATGCGTAGTCAGTGCTTTAATATGTACCACTTGGAGCAAGCTAGCCAAATTCTTTCCACACAGGATCAGTTTTCCTGAAGGACATCCTTACTGCATGGATGTTGTGAGAAAG GTCCTACCGTTATCAGTGCTATTCACCTTTATGATAGCCAGTAACAATCTGTGCCTGAAATATGTTGGCGTAGCATTCTACTACTTAGGGCGATCATTGACAACAGTGTTCAATGTCGTTTTATCCTATTCGATACTAG GACAAAGAACATCTTTTGGGTGTATACTGTGCTGCGGCATAATCATTGGAGGATTCTGGCTTGGCGTTGATCAAGAAAATGTCGCAGGCTCGTTATCAGTTGTTGGAACGATATTCGGTGTTCTTGGATCGCTGTCAGTATCGCTCTATTCAATTTACACAAAAAGAGTGTTGCCACTAGTGAATCAGGAAATTTGGCTACTCTCCTACTATAATAATGTTTATAGTGTCTTCCTCTTCCTACCATTAATGCTAGTCAATGGAGAATTTAGTGTCGTTTACAATTACAGTAAATTATCAGAACCCTTTTTTTGGACAGTAATGGTCATCGGAGGCCTTTGTGGCTTTGCTATTGGCTATGTTACTGTCCTACAGATAAAAGTTACTTCACCTTTGACACACAATATCAGTGGGACGGCAAAGGCATGCGCGCAAACAGTGATGGCCACTTATTGGTTCAACGAACATAAACCGTTATTGTGGTGGTTGAGTAATTTTATTGTGTTGGGCGGCAGTGCTGGCTATGCTCGAATAAAGCAACTTGATATGGAAACTGCTCATCATTCGCAAAAATATACCCAACTGAGGGCGTAA
- the LOC124187856 gene encoding glutathione hydrolase 7-like translates to MLNLESIELRPFSKLQHDRIIFVIIFIFNETLVPNSNANGYNEGLTEDAPLTHGRNKRFRLQCYEDGGLKVTIVTFTVLSIAITVALGLEVIYNENVSGDKRHGAVATDSKNCSEIGTTILRKGGNAVDAAVAATICMAVVSPHKTGLGGGGYAMIYSHKDRVKPVVIDFARNTRDGVFGSTNVRLPAVLKGLGLTHSLHGKLPWDQLVLPSSKLAREGFIVSNEFADEVEKNPRIIEIYGRLDPGQHLKLTLLADTLDIIAKRGFNELYNGSLSQKFRSQSVDFSRQMANYKPEIKVADVINFYNHLVYYPPNANSLKHALQMIDALHIPNENASTIESQCLVADVLVNNTYSKAGSEGMEERFSNVVVMDEVDSYVIIITGLSATFGLGKTSDAGFLKDSAANSLEKLTPVLFCDAVSICGLRGITATDDVPLTAELLYNLMVRKLNVSNAVEHPRYYILPDGIAVESDYSHVADPTLCNSLKLNTSRQNADEILKSCNTIVKVKDTMNSHSDSRGGGHASRFQPSRSCINCAV, encoded by the exons ATGTTAAACCTAGAAAGTATAGAGTTAAGGCCTTTTAGCAAACTGCAACATGATCGTATAATCTTTGTCATCATCTTCATATTCAATGAAACGTTGGTGCCGAACT CAAATGCTAATGGTTACAATg AGGGATTAACAGAGGATGCACCACTTACTCATGGGCGTAATAAAAGATTCAGACTACAATGTTACGAGGATGGGGGGCTCAAAGTTACGATCGTCACTTTTACCGTGCTAAGTATTGCAATCACTGTAGCTCTTGGGCTCGAAGtaatttacaatgaaaatgtATCAGGG GATAAGAGACATGGAGCTGTTGCAactgattcaaaaaattgttcggAAATTGGAACGACCATACTAAGGAAAGGTGGAAATGCGGTAGATGCAGCAGTAGCTGCAACAATTTGTATGGCAGTGGTCAGTCCCCATAAAACAGGTCTTGGTGG CGGTGGTTACGCGATGATCTATAGTCACAAGGACCGAGTGAAACCGGTGGTTATTGATTTTGCAAGAAACACGAGAGACG GTGTATTTGGCAGCACAAACGTTCGATTACCAGCAGTTTTGAAAGGGTTGGGGCTCACTCATTCACTGCATGGTAAACTTCCTTGGGACCAATTAGTATTACCGTCATCCAAACTGGCTCGAGAGGGATTTATAGTGAGTAACGAATTTGCTGACGAAGTGGAGAAAAATCCGAGGATTATAGAAATTTATGGTCGGCTTGACCCTGGCCAGCATCTGAAGTTGACACTGTTAGCAGATACTTTGGATATCATAGCTAAACGTGGTTTTAATG AATTGTACAACGGAAGTTTGTCCCAGAAATTTCGCTCTCAATCAGTGGATTTTTCACGGCAAATGGCAAATTACAAACCGGAAATAAAAGTAGCTgatgtgataaatttttataatcatttgGTGTATTATCCGCCAAATGCAAACTCACTCAAACATGCACTCCAAATGATCGATGCGCTTCACATACCTAATGAGAATGCATCGACTATAGAGTCACAATGTCTTGTTGCTGACGTTTTGGTAAACAATACATATTCAAAAGCTGGATCAGAGG GAATGGAGGAACGATTTAGCAATGTCGTCGTAATGGATGAAGTGGATTCCTACGTCATTATAATTAC TGGTCTAAGCGCAACGTTTGGATTAGGCAAAACATCAGATGCTGGTTTTCTCAAGGACAGCGCGGCGAATAGTTTGGAAAAACTTACACCAGTTCTATTTTGCGATGCAGTATCGATATGTGGATTACGCGGGATCACTGCCACTGACGATGTGCCGCTCACTGCAGAACTTTTGTACAACCTTATGGTGCGCAAACTGAACGTTTCTAATGCTGTAGAACATCCAAG GTATTACATATTGCCAGATGGAATTGCTGTAGAAAGCGATTACTCGCATGTGGCAGATCCCACATTATGCAATTCTCTTAAGTTAAACACCTCCAGACAAAATGCCGATGAGATACTAAAAAGTTGCAATACCATAGTCAAGGTCAAAGACACTATGAATAGTCATTCCGATAGCCGAGGGGGTGGTCATGCTTCGAGGTTTCAACCGTCAAGAAGTTGCATTAATTGCGCAGTCTAA
- the LOC124180324 gene encoding molybdate-anion transporter-like, with the protein MDMELSDKLIYSRLCRKYLLVFLLATFADWLQGPYIYRLYTHYGYSSADVLLLYVVGFASSTAFGIVVGYLADKFGRKKLCVIYSILYSLACLLKIYNSFSVLFVGRILGGISTSILFSTFESWYIGQHLIKYDLEKDWINLTLTKSTFYNGLLAILAGFVSSIFVDKLDMGPLAPFLLAVPILVAAGYSCAILWDENPVLSHSFKEEKYESSLTLIINKHNRILLYLGIVQSLYESVMYVFVFLWTPVLEPIHPSQGVIFSFFMMCIMLGSYFYTVLHSRFRLSCERLLNISILVSFFSISMCTYGSYIQTDKSSEVLGTYLCLFSFLCYEVAIGIYYPAIGYLRGIVIPETHRASIINWFRVPMNLMTCAILLYVRFKLPYNYQVFLFSAASLSVACYSSSRFVNLYNRDLKYSQAKITTAHPNILLL; encoded by the coding sequence ATGGACATGGAATTATCGGACAAATTGATATATTCAAGGTTGTGCAGAAAATATCTGCTGGTATTTTTATTAGCAACATTTGCCGACTGGCTTCAAGGCCCCTACATATATAGATTATACACCCATTACGGATACAGCAGTGCCGATGTCTTGCTGCTGTACGTTGTGGGTTTTGCAAGTAGTACAGCATTTGGCATTGTTGTTGGTTATTTAGCTGATAAATTTGGAAGAAAGAAACTATGCGTCATTTACAGTATTTTGTACTCTTTGGCTTGCCTCTTGAAGATTTACAATAGCTTCAGTGTTTTATTCGTTGGCCGAATACTCGGCGGTATATCTACGTCCATATTATTTTCTACCTTTGAATCATGGTACATTGGGCAACATTTGATCAAATATGATTTGGAAAAGGATTGGATTAATTTAACATTAACCAAATCTACATTTTACAACGGACTTCTTGCGATTCTTGCTGGATTTGTATCTTCCATATTTGTTGACAAGTTAGATATGGGTCCTCTAGCTCCGTTTTTATTAGCAGTCCCAATCCTCGTAGCTGCAGGTTATTCCTGTGCCATTCTTTGGGATGAAAATCCTGTTCTTAGTCATAGTTTTAAGGAAGAAAAGTACGAGAGTAGTTTGACGCTAATCATAAATAAGCATaatagaattttattgtacTTAGGTATAGTTCAATCATTGTATGAATCAGTGATGTATGTATTCGTATTTTTATGGACTCCAGTCTTGGAACCAATTCACCCAAGTCAGGGCGTTATATTTAGCTTTTTTATGATGTGTATAATGCTTGGTAGCTACTTTTACACAGTTTTGCATTCACGTTTTCGCTTATCTTGCGAACGTCTCTTGAACATTTCTATACTTGTTAGTTTCTTTAGTATTTCTATGTGCACGTACGGTTCTTACATTCAAACGGACAAGTCTAGCGAAGTACTTGGAACTTACCTATGTTTGTTCTCATTTCTATGCTACGAAGTTGCGATAGGAATATACTATCCTGCTATCGGGTACTTGAGGGGAATTGTAATTCCAGAAACTCACCGTGCTAGTATTATTAACTGGTTTAGAGTTCCTATGAATTTAATGACTTGTGCAATTTTACTGTACGTTAGGTTTAAGTTACCTTACAATTATCAAGTATTCTTATTCAGTGCAGCCAGTTTGAGTGTTGCATGCTACTCGTCGTCAAGATTTGTTAACTTATATAATAGAGATCTCAAATATTCTCAGGCAAAAATAACTACTGCACACCCTAATATACTTcttctttaa